The proteins below come from a single Mytilus edulis chromosome 5, xbMytEdul2.2, whole genome shotgun sequence genomic window:
- the LOC139523887 gene encoding metalloproteinase inhibitor 4-like isoform X1: MASLKNMDSHLLTKILILVSYLSAVYGCSCLKGHHQEEFCRAAYVIRGDVIDSNAPVPVLPVGHPQRSIIYTVRVKKVFKDNTHSISEGNVIHIETSSLCSVTLDKDGDYLLGGPGDTNRLGVGLCDIATKWENIPNCQMNSLLNNLYNCGCEITRCTENQICKASIHSCKMAFHVKAVQNAYCARSRYRRQCHWKTCPSAQNIFRSYINFRL, from the exons ATGGCTAGTCTGA AAAATATGGATTCTCATCTGTTAACAAAAATTTTGATATTAGTAAGTTACTTGAGTGCAGTATATGGATGTTCGTGTCTCAAAGGACACCACCAGGAAGAATTTTGCAGAGCTGCCTATG ttattCGTGGCGATGTGATCGACTCAAATGCTCCAGTACCAGTGCTTCCAGTTGGTCATCCACAGAGGAGTATTATCTATACTGTCAGAGTAAAGAAAGTATTTAAG GATAATACACATAGTATTTCGGAAGGAAATGTCATACACATAGAAACGAGCTCACTATGTAGTGTTACTTTAGACAAGGATGGGGATTATTTACTTGGTG GCCCAGGAGATACGAATAGATTAGGAGTAGGTTTATGTGACATAGCAACCAAGTGGGAAAATATCCCTAATTGCCAGATGAACTCACTATTAAATAACTTATATAATTGTGGTTGCGAg ATTACTAGATGTAcagaaaaccaaatatgtaaGGCGTCAATTCACTCGTGTAAGATGGCTTTCCATGTAAAGGCCGTACAGAATGCTTACTGTGCTCGAAGTAGATATAGGAGACAATGTCATTGGAAAACATGTCCGTCTGCTCAGAATATTTTCAGAAGTTACATTAACTTTAGACTTTGA
- the LOC139523887 gene encoding metalloproteinase inhibitor 4-like isoform X2 → MDSHLLTKILILVSYLSAVYGCSCLKGHHQEEFCRAAYVIRGDVIDSNAPVPVLPVGHPQRSIIYTVRVKKVFKDNTHSISEGNVIHIETSSLCSVTLDKDGDYLLGGPGDTNRLGVGLCDIATKWENIPNCQMNSLLNNLYNCGCEITRCTENQICKASIHSCKMAFHVKAVQNAYCARSRYRRQCHWKTCPSAQNIFRSYINFRL, encoded by the exons ATGGATTCTCATCTGTTAACAAAAATTTTGATATTAGTAAGTTACTTGAGTGCAGTATATGGATGTTCGTGTCTCAAAGGACACCACCAGGAAGAATTTTGCAGAGCTGCCTATG ttattCGTGGCGATGTGATCGACTCAAATGCTCCAGTACCAGTGCTTCCAGTTGGTCATCCACAGAGGAGTATTATCTATACTGTCAGAGTAAAGAAAGTATTTAAG GATAATACACATAGTATTTCGGAAGGAAATGTCATACACATAGAAACGAGCTCACTATGTAGTGTTACTTTAGACAAGGATGGGGATTATTTACTTGGTG GCCCAGGAGATACGAATAGATTAGGAGTAGGTTTATGTGACATAGCAACCAAGTGGGAAAATATCCCTAATTGCCAGATGAACTCACTATTAAATAACTTATATAATTGTGGTTGCGAg ATTACTAGATGTAcagaaaaccaaatatgtaaGGCGTCAATTCACTCGTGTAAGATGGCTTTCCATGTAAAGGCCGTACAGAATGCTTACTGTGCTCGAAGTAGATATAGGAGACAATGTCATTGGAAAACATGTCCGTCTGCTCAGAATATTTTCAGAAGTTACATTAACTTTAGACTTTGA